The Halomarina ordinaria genome segment TTCAATGCCTGCGACCAAGCCGTCCAGACACTCGGTGGGATGGGATTCGCGAACGAGTACCACGTCGAGCGACTGTACCGCGACGTTCGCCTCGCGCGGGTCGCACCCGTCAGCGACGAACTCGTACAGGCATTCGTCGGCAGTAACGTTCTCGGCCTTCCCCGGTCGTACTGAGCGGGTCACCACTCGTCCGGCCGTAATCGCCCTTTTCGCTGTTGGCTTCCGTTGTCACCCGGCGACCTACGGCAACGAATACCCATGCGGAGACGTACCGGCGCCGCCCACACGAAGCGAGGAGAGGCGTAAACACCGTCGCCACTCCTGACCAGATGAGAGGCGAGCGCTGTGTGGGGAGCCACGCCAAGCTATTTCACACCGTACGGTCATGATGGTCTATGCGTGCTGCAGCGTTTACTAGCCTCGGCGGCCCCGACGGGGTCGAAGCCATCGACGTACCGGAACCGACTGTCGGCGACGGTCAAGCACTGCTCCGCGTTCGTGGAGCATCGGTCAACCGCCATGACCTCCTGTACTTACAAGGTGACTTCCGACTGCGTGAGAACCACCTCCCGTTCGTCTCCGGTGTCGACGTAGCCGGTGAAGTCCTCGACGTCGACGAGAGTGTCGAACGCGTCGCGCCCGGCGACCGAGTCGTCCTCTCGCCGATGATGACCTGCGGGACCTGTCAATACTGCCGTGACGGTCCGGAGAACTACTGTGAACGGTACCATCTCTTCCACGGAGGATTCGCTGAACGCGTCGTCGTCGATGCTGATCGACTTGTTGTCCTCACGGATGACGTCGACCTCGTCGCCGCCTCGACGCTCCCTGTCGCGTATATGACTGCGTGGCACATGCTCCGCCGCGCCGATGTCGACGCCGGTGATACCGTGCTCATCCCAGGGGCGACCGGTGGCGTCGGCGTCGCAGCCACCCAGCTCGTCGCTGCGATGGGGGCACGCTCGATCTGTACGTCCACATCATCGTCGAAACTCGACGCGCTGGGAGTGCACGGCGGTGACCACCGGATAGTCGTCGAGGACGCCGAGATGCTTCCGGATGCGGTCGCAGAGTTCGGCCCCGTTGACGCGGTGCTCAATCATCTCGGTGGGCCGTTCACCGATGCCGGGCTTGCAACGCTCCGACGCGGCGGGCGGATGGTCATCTGTGGGCGGACTGCCGACCGCTATTCGACGTTCGATACGCAAGACCTCTTCCTCGAACACAAGCAGGTCCTGGGGAGTACGATGGGGACACAAGCGGACCTCGAACGAGTCGTGCGGTTCGTCGAAGCCGGACAGTTCGACCCGCCCGTTCACGAGACCTACGACCTCGAGGAGGCGCATCAGGCGTTTGCCGACATGGAGAACCGAGACGTCGTTGGAAAACTCGTCGTCACACCGTAGGCGGTCCCGCATCATTCGGGAGAACAGTTAACACACCAGTCACCCAACGACGGATGATGTCGAATGAGTACGAAACGATAGCCGTAGAACACGATGGACCGGTCGCGACGGTGCGCGTCGCCCGTCCAGAGTCGATGAACGCCGTCAACACGGAGGTCCTCACCGAGCTCGCGGATGCCATCTCCACGGCGGAAACCGACGCTCGTGTGGTTGTCTTGACGGGCGAAGGTGACCGGGCGTTCATCGGTGGGGGCGATATCAAGGAATTTCAGGGCCAGTCTGGGATGTGGTTCCGTGGGGAGTTCCGTGACCGGATGGCTGACCTCGAAGACGCCATCGAATCGGGCCGCGTCCCGGTCATCGCTGCGGTCAACGGTATCGCACTCGGTGGAGGCACCGAAATCGCGATGATGTGCGATATGATCGTAGCGACGGAGAGCGCGGTGTTCGGTCAACCCGAAATCGGCCTCGGCTTCATTCCGGGGGCGGGCGGAACCCAGCGACTCACCCACCTTGTCGGGTATATGAAGGCCAAGGAACTGATTCTCACCGGACGGCAGGTCGCCGCGGAAGAAGCGGTCGATATCGGGTTGGCAAACGAAGTCGTCGATGACGACGCCTTCGACGACCGGATCTCCGAACTAGCGACTGACCTCGCAAACGGTCCACCGCTGGCCCAATGGTTCGCGAAGAAAGCTGTCAACCAGTGCCGGGCCGACATCGAACGCGGACTCGAGCTGGAGGCAGCCCTCGGGGCGCTGCTGTTCGAGACCGAGGATAACCAGGAGGGTTTGACCGCGTTCATCGAGAAACGCGACGCGGAGTTCCGCGGTCGGTAATCCCTGCGACGGCGACACATACCTTTTTGTAGTTGGACTCGGCCTATCTCGGTATGCCAGAAGCTGTCGAAGAGTATCCCGAACTTCTAGCTGAGCAGCTGAAGGAGATGATACTCATACGTGAGTTCGAGACCCAGGTGAGTTCACTGTTCGAAGCCAACGAACTCCCGGGGTTCGTCCACCTCTACATCGGACAGGAGGCGGTCGGCGTCGGCGCGTGCTCTGCCATCGATGACGAGGACTACATCACGAGTACCCATCGCGGGCACGGCCACGCCATTGCCAAGGGGCTTGATCCCGACCGGATGATGGCCGAACTGTTCGGCAAGGAGACTGGCTACTGTGGGGGGAAGAGTGGGAGTATGCACATTGCAGACGTAGACAAGGGAATGCTCGGTGCGAACGGTATCGTCGGAGCAGGACCAACACTCGCGGTCGGGGCGGGGTTATCGATTCGCCAGCGCCAATCCGATGCTGTCTGCCTCTCGTTCTTTGGAGAGGGTGCGATGGCCGAAGGATCCGTTCACGAGGCGATGAACCTCGCGGGCGTGCTCGACCTCCCGGTGGTATTCATCTGTGAGAACAACCAGTACGGAGAGATGACGCCCGCCGCGAATCAACACCACGTCGACGGGTTCGCTACTCGTGGAGAAACGTACGGGATGCCGACCGAGATGGTCGACGGGATGGTCGTTCAGGACGTCTACGAGGCGACGGCAGAAGCCGTCGAGCGAGCCCGGTCTGGCGACG includes the following:
- a CDS encoding acyl-CoA dehydrogenase family protein yields the protein FNACDQAVQTLGGMGFANEYHVERLYRDVRLARVAPVSDELVQAFVGSNVLGLPRSY
- a CDS encoding alcohol dehydrogenase catalytic domain-containing protein → MRAAAFTSLGGPDGVEAIDVPEPTVGDGQALLRVRGASVNRHDLLYLQGDFRLRENHLPFVSGVDVAGEVLDVDESVERVAPGDRVVLSPMMTCGTCQYCRDGPENYCERYHLFHGGFAERVVVDADRLVVLTDDVDLVAASTLPVAYMTAWHMLRRADVDAGDTVLIPGATGGVGVAATQLVAAMGARSICTSTSSSKLDALGVHGGDHRIVVEDAEMLPDAVAEFGPVDAVLNHLGGPFTDAGLATLRRGGRMVICGRTADRYSTFDTQDLFLEHKQVLGSTMGTQADLERVVRFVEAGQFDPPVHETYDLEEAHQAFADMENRDVVGKLVVTP
- a CDS encoding enoyl-CoA hydratase/isomerase family protein produces the protein MSNEYETIAVEHDGPVATVRVARPESMNAVNTEVLTELADAISTAETDARVVVLTGEGDRAFIGGGDIKEFQGQSGMWFRGEFRDRMADLEDAIESGRVPVIAAVNGIALGGGTEIAMMCDMIVATESAVFGQPEIGLGFIPGAGGTQRLTHLVGYMKAKELILTGRQVAAEEAVDIGLANEVVDDDAFDDRISELATDLANGPPLAQWFAKKAVNQCRADIERGLELEAALGALLFETEDNQEGLTAFIEKRDAEFRGR
- a CDS encoding thiamine pyrophosphate-dependent dehydrogenase E1 component subunit alpha, with protein sequence MPEAVEEYPELLAEQLKEMILIREFETQVSSLFEANELPGFVHLYIGQEAVGVGACSAIDDEDYITSTHRGHGHAIAKGLDPDRMMAELFGKETGYCGGKSGSMHIADVDKGMLGANGIVGAGPTLAVGAGLSIRQRQSDAVCLSFFGEGAMAEGSVHEAMNLAGVLDLPVVFICENNQYGEMTPAANQHHVDGFATRGETYGMPTEMVDGMVVQDVYEATAEAVERARSGDGPSLLVCETYRYHGHYEGDPTRYRTDEELEQWQARDPIESLETTLLDAGTVDEDNVEAMREGATDRIDEAVEFARESTFPAEETAFEGVYTEEL